A stretch of Ectothiorhodospiraceae bacterium BW-2 DNA encodes these proteins:
- the gap gene encoding type I glyceraldehyde-3-phosphate dehydrogenase, with amino-acid sequence MAIQVGINGFGRMGRLGFRVGWERDEFELVQINEIATDAAGSAHLLKFDSVHGRWSRESGASGDPNRMVVEGRELVYSRHAAIEQTDWSGCDIVIEATGKHHKKPQLLQNYFEQGVKKVIVAAPTEGALNVVYGINDHLYRPDEHHLLTAASCTTNCLAPVVKVMHEQIGIVHGSMTTIHDITNTQTIVDRGHKDLRRARACGESLIPTTTGSAKAITKIFPELEGKLNGHAVRVPLLNASLTDFVFEAARPVTVEEINGYFKMAAEGELRGILGYEERPLVSVDYVNDPRSSIIDALSTMVIDGTQVKLYAWYDNEWGYVNRMMELTAKVARSL; translated from the coding sequence ATGGCCATTCAAGTAGGTATTAACGGCTTTGGGCGCATGGGACGGCTCGGATTTCGGGTCGGCTGGGAGCGAGATGAGTTTGAGCTGGTGCAGATCAATGAGATAGCAACCGATGCGGCAGGCTCGGCGCACCTCTTAAAATTTGATTCCGTCCATGGACGCTGGTCACGGGAGAGTGGGGCTAGTGGTGATCCTAACCGCATGGTGGTTGAGGGGCGGGAGCTCGTCTATAGCCGTCACGCAGCGATTGAGCAGACCGACTGGTCAGGCTGCGATATCGTGATTGAGGCGACCGGCAAACACCATAAAAAGCCGCAGCTATTGCAAAACTACTTTGAGCAGGGGGTCAAAAAGGTGATTGTGGCGGCACCGACCGAGGGGGCGCTCAATGTCGTCTATGGCATTAATGATCACCTCTATCGTCCCGATGAGCACCATCTATTAACCGCAGCGAGCTGTACGACTAACTGTTTAGCCCCCGTCGTTAAGGTGATGCATGAGCAGATCGGTATCGTTCACGGCAGCATGACCACGATTCACGATATTACCAATACCCAAACTATCGTCGATAGAGGCCATAAAGACCTGCGTCGCGCCCGCGCCTGTGGCGAGTCGTTAATTCCGACCACTACCGGTTCGGCTAAAGCGATTACCAAAATCTTTCCTGAATTAGAGGGAAAACTCAACGGCCATGCGGTCAGAGTGCCGCTGCTTAACGCCTCGCTGACCGATTTTGTCTTTGAGGCGGCCCGTCCGGTGACGGTGGAGGAGATAAATGGCTACTTTAAAATGGCCGCAGAGGGGGAGTTACGCGGGATTTTGGGCTACGAGGAGCGGCCACTGGTCTCGGTGGACTATGTTAACGATCCCCGTTCGTCGATTATTGACGCCCTCTCAACGATGGTGATCGATGGCACTCAGGTGAAGCTCTACGCTTGGTACGACAATGAGTGGGGCTATGTTAATCGCATGATGGAGCTGACCGCTAAGGTCGCTCGGAGTCTGTAA
- a CDS encoding DUF484 family protein: MSAELRPTEQPLTQQQIADYLQRYPDFFEQHPELLLQLNLSDKRHSNATVAPLIDRQLALLREQNSQQQRQLALLKQNARDNEQLLLSLQQLIISLLETNSLDEAIHCLREALMEHFFADVVKIKLFSDRTDRPEYISRDHSRLRPLEALIERKGTICGQLKPEQQQALFGKSEDPPIASSIVIPICRDNGPCSGILAIGSSHRNRYHPDMSTLFITHLGAIIHKIFQDYLS, from the coding sequence ATGAGTGCAGAATTACGACCGACCGAACAGCCGCTGACACAGCAACAGATTGCTGACTACCTGCAGCGCTACCCCGACTTTTTTGAGCAGCACCCCGAACTGCTACTACAGCTCAATCTGAGCGACAAGCGCCACAGCAATGCCACTGTCGCACCGCTGATTGATCGCCAACTAGCGCTGCTGCGAGAGCAGAATAGCCAGCAGCAGCGCCAGCTTGCCCTGCTCAAACAGAATGCGCGTGATAACGAACAGCTACTGCTCAGTCTGCAGCAGCTCATTATCTCACTACTCGAAACCAACTCGCTTGATGAGGCGATTCACTGCCTACGAGAGGCGCTGATGGAGCACTTTTTTGCCGATGTGGTCAAAATCAAGCTCTTTAGTGATAGAACAGACCGACCGGAGTATATCTCCCGCGATCACAGCCGCTTACGGCCACTTGAGGCGCTTATTGAGCGCAAAGGTACCATCTGCGGTCAACTTAAGCCGGAGCAGCAGCAGGCGCTATTCGGTAAGAGTGAGGATCCCCCCATCGCCTCCTCAATCGTTATCCCTATCTGTCGCGATAATGGCCCCTGTAGCGGTATTCTCGCTATCGGCAGCAGTCATCGCAACCGTTATCACCCCGATATGAGTACCCTGTTTATTACCCATTTAGGGGCAATTATCCATAAAATTTTTCAGGATTATCTCAGTTAA
- a CDS encoding methyl-accepting chemotaxis protein has protein sequence MQRSLKECNNRVGVATIEQQPNNHGPSCGDLKRAIQRFEIIMQSRMDVQDQLAERVKYGIRGGMVVLSLIAISILLILMIMATQVERISDVVMSMNHHFTKVSQKMRDVSDVMVSMQQQVQYMESISDKVAQMGQDVVIMNQHVGQMSQQIDAMQQHMGDIERHITEIAVTTQRVDAEVVRLNGDVNRMSKPARAMNNMFPFP, from the coding sequence TTGCAGCGGTCTCTAAAAGAGTGCAATAACAGAGTAGGAGTAGCTACCATAGAACAGCAACCTAACAATCATGGCCCTAGTTGTGGTGATCTGAAACGCGCCATTCAGCGATTTGAAATTATTATGCAGTCGCGTATGGATGTGCAGGATCAACTCGCCGAGCGGGTAAAGTATGGTATTCGGGGCGGGATGGTCGTTCTGAGCCTGATTGCGATCTCTATTTTGCTCATATTGATGATTATGGCCACTCAGGTTGAACGCATCTCCGATGTGGTGATGAGTATGAACCACCACTTCACCAAAGTGTCGCAAAAGATGCGTGATGTCTCTGATGTGATGGTATCGATGCAGCAGCAAGTACAATACATGGAATCGATATCTGATAAAGTGGCGCAAATGGGGCAGGATGTGGTGATTATGAATCAGCATGTCGGCCAGATGAGCCAACAGATCGATGCCATGCAGCAACATATGGGCGATATTGAGCGCCATATTACCGAGATTGCGGTCACGACCCAGCGCGTCGATGCCGAAGTGGTTCGGCTGAATGGGGATGTGAATCGAATGTCGAAACCGGCTCGTGCTATGAATAATATGTTTCCGTTTCCATAA
- a CDS encoding peptidylprolyl isomerase, with protein sequence MRREPIVNVAKDRVVSVTYHITDERGEPLERIDLPVSFVYGDNSGLYPRVNEALEGLEEGESIAVELSPEDAFGAWDPQLTFSDRIENVPPEYRRIGAEADFMNDRGESRKFVVTHVDSGSVTLDGNHPFAGKKLTFHITVVKIRAATAQELENGVSQTPGAMSS encoded by the coding sequence ATGAGGAGAGAGCCGATTGTGAATGTCGCAAAAGATCGGGTGGTGTCGGTCACCTACCATATTACCGACGAGAGGGGGGAGCCGCTAGAGCGAATCGATCTGCCGGTCAGTTTTGTCTATGGCGATAACAGTGGCCTCTATCCGCGGGTGAATGAGGCGCTAGAGGGGCTAGAGGAGGGGGAGTCGATCGCGGTAGAGCTGTCGCCAGAGGATGCTTTTGGCGCGTGGGATCCGCAGCTAACCTTTAGTGATCGTATTGAAAATGTGCCACCAGAGTATCGCCGTATCGGGGCCGAGGCCGACTTTATGAACGATAGAGGGGAGAGTCGCAAATTTGTCGTCACCCATGTCGATAGTGGCAGTGTGACCCTCGATGGCAACCACCCCTTTGCCGGCAAAAAGTTGACCTTTCATATCACTGTGGTCAAGATTCGGGCTGCGACAGCGCAGGAGCTTGAGAATGGGGTCTCACAGACGCCAGGGGCGATGTCATCGTAG
- a CDS encoding permease has translation MFDALADLLVFQVLGLNPASHAGAALHFFVMDTVKIFVMLLLIIYSMGLLRAMLSPERVRDYVRGKPVWMARTTAIGLGAVTPFCSCSSVPLFIGFVEAGIPLGVTFSFLIASPMINEVAVVILAGILGWELTLIYVAAGLSVAYIGGVVMEYFKPERWVEPYIWKIQMGQMQLPQPDRSLRGRHRYAVGEVNTLIGRLWKWIIAGIAIGALFHGYVPEEWVSEHLGGQDNWLAVPGAVLLGIPLYSNATGVIPVAEAMLGKGVAIGTTLALMMSIAALSLPEMIILRKVIRWPALALYATVLAVAFTLVGWGFNWLTA, from the coding sequence ATGTTCGATGCCCTTGCCGACCTACTGGTATTTCAAGTGCTTGGCTTAAATCCTGCCAGCCATGCAGGTGCTGCGCTGCACTTTTTTGTGATGGATACGGTCAAAATCTTTGTCATGCTGCTGCTGATCATCTATAGCATGGGGCTGTTACGAGCGATGCTTTCACCGGAACGGGTACGCGACTATGTGCGCGGCAAACCGGTGTGGATGGCACGCACTACCGCCATCGGGCTAGGGGCTGTCACCCCATTTTGCTCCTGCTCATCAGTCCCACTCTTTATCGGTTTTGTCGAGGCGGGGATTCCGTTAGGGGTCACCTTCTCTTTTTTGATCGCCTCGCCCATGATTAACGAGGTAGCGGTGGTGATTTTAGCCGGCATTCTCGGCTGGGAGCTGACCTTGATCTATGTGGCAGCAGGATTGAGTGTCGCCTATATTGGCGGCGTGGTCATGGAGTATTTCAAGCCCGAACGCTGGGTTGAGCCCTATATCTGGAAGATTCAGATGGGGCAGATGCAGCTCCCCCAACCCGACAGATCGTTGCGGGGACGACACCGCTACGCCGTAGGCGAAGTCAATACATTGATCGGTCGACTCTGGAAGTGGATTATCGCTGGAATTGCCATCGGGGCACTGTTCCATGGCTATGTCCCCGAGGAGTGGGTGAGCGAGCATCTAGGCGGTCAAGATAACTGGCTAGCGGTACCGGGGGCAGTCTTGTTGGGGATTCCCCTCTACTCTAACGCCACCGGCGTGATTCCGGTGGCCGAGGCGATGCTCGGCAAAGGGGTCGCTATCGGCACCACCCTCGCCTTAATGATGAGTATTGCCGCCCTCTCGCTACCGGAGATGATTATTCTGCGCAAAGTGATACGCTGGCCAGCGCTCGCCCTCTATGCCACTGTACTGGCGGTCGCCTTTACTCTGGTAGGCTGGGGGTTTAACTGGCTTACCGCCTAA
- a CDS encoding MBL fold metallo-hydrolase codes for MLLWLLLKRSAPLRWHTLCRQGGGLVLLLCSAMAVSAFTLKVEPLGATIYALLGEVGPRNAANHGLNNTLGFVVTAEGVVLIGSGTTATAAALIEQKIAEVSDRPIIRVINIGVQDHHWMGNSYFLERQIPVQALQITATDQRRQQDSQLGRLEREIGAEAKTITPRHASELIAKERASFEIGGVAFELIWPGGGHFHGDALLWLPEHKTLFSGDYLFHDRMLGIWPSSKVVNWQRSWQMIEQLQPERIVPGHGAPGDLAKARRDSGNYLNWLIDGVTLALEEWREMSETIDSLAEAPEFAHLQYFDSWHRRNIHQTFMQLEAAQ; via the coding sequence ATGCTGTTGTGGTTACTATTGAAACGAAGCGCCCCCCTTAGGTGGCATACTCTCTGCCGACAGGGGGGGGGACTAGTGTTACTGCTCTGCTCGGCGATGGCCGTCTCGGCCTTTACGCTGAAGGTTGAGCCGCTGGGGGCTACTATCTATGCTCTATTGGGGGAGGTGGGGCCTCGTAACGCCGCTAACCACGGCTTAAATAACACCTTGGGCTTTGTGGTGACCGCTGAGGGAGTGGTTCTTATCGGCAGCGGCACAACAGCGACAGCGGCAGCGCTCATTGAGCAGAAGATCGCTGAAGTGAGCGATAGGCCGATTATTCGAGTCATTAATATCGGCGTGCAGGATCACCACTGGATGGGGAATAGCTACTTTCTGGAGCGGCAGATTCCAGTACAGGCGCTACAGATCACCGCTACCGATCAGCGACGACAGCAGGATAGCCAGCTAGGGCGCTTAGAGCGGGAGATCGGTGCTGAGGCTAAGACGATTACCCCGCGCCATGCGAGCGAGCTCATCGCTAAAGAGCGAGCGTCATTTGAGATTGGTGGGGTGGCGTTTGAGCTGATCTGGCCCGGTGGTGGCCACTTTCATGGGGATGCGCTGCTGTGGTTGCCAGAGCATAAAACTCTCTTTAGTGGTGACTATCTCTTTCATGACCGTATGTTGGGGATCTGGCCGAGCTCAAAAGTGGTCAACTGGCAGCGATCGTGGCAGATGATAGAGCAGTTGCAGCCAGAGAGGATTGTCCCCGGCCACGGTGCCCCTGGCGATCTGGCCAAAGCGCGGCGTGATAGCGGTAACTATCTTAACTGGTTAATTGACGGTGTCACTCTAGCGCTGGAGGAGTGGCGGGAGATGAGTGAGACTATCGACTCTCTGGCTGAAGCGCCCGAATTTGCCCATCTGCAATATTTTGATAGCTGGCATCGGCGCAATATCCATCAAACTTTTATGCAGCTTGAGGCTGCGCAGTAA
- a CDS encoding thioredoxin family protein, protein MKNIKVLGTGCANCNTTYTMLEETAKSLGVAIQLEKIEELGAIMAYGVMSTPAVVIDEQLVHAGGLPSRATVEGWLADEGGCSGSQSGCC, encoded by the coding sequence ATGAAAAATATCAAGGTATTAGGTACTGGCTGTGCCAACTGCAACACCACTTACACTATGCTTGAGGAGACGGCAAAATCGCTAGGTGTCGCGATTCAATTGGAGAAGATCGAAGAGTTAGGTGCCATTATGGCCTACGGTGTTATGTCAACCCCTGCGGTGGTGATTGATGAACAGCTAGTTCATGCCGGCGGGCTCCCTAGTCGCGCCACCGTCGAAGGCTGGCTAGCCGACGAGGGGGGTTGTTCCGGTAGCCAGAGTGGCTGCTGCTAG
- a CDS encoding diaminopimelate epimerase, whose product MTTLYFTKMHGLGNDFMVVDAVRQRPHFTTELIRQLADRHFSIGFDQLLLVEPPGSDDSGIDFRYRIFNADGSEVGNCGNGARCFARFVKEQGLHHGEQVTVATRTGLLTLYHTDDSRVRVDMGTPDFAPESLPMLTPFQSRYQLELEGEQLTFGAVSIGNPHITLPVESIESAEVARFGPLLESHPLFPERVNVGFMQRIDPHRLRLRVFERGSGETLACGTGACAAAAISRQWGETEKCVTVALPGGELTIEWPGSGAKLWMTGPATVVFNGTIEL is encoded by the coding sequence ATGACAACCCTCTACTTCACCAAAATGCACGGTCTGGGCAACGACTTTATGGTCGTGGATGCGGTACGCCAACGGCCCCACTTTACCACAGAGTTGATTCGCCAGTTAGCCGACCGCCACTTTAGCATCGGATTTGATCAACTACTGCTAGTCGAGCCCCCTGGTTCAGACGATAGCGGCATCGACTTTCGCTACCGAATTTTCAATGCCGATGGCAGCGAGGTCGGTAACTGCGGCAACGGTGCCCGCTGTTTTGCCCGCTTCGTGAAAGAGCAGGGGCTACACCATGGGGAGCAGGTGACCGTGGCGACTCGCACCGGTCTTCTGACGCTCTATCACACCGATGATAGCCGCGTTCGGGTCGATATGGGCACCCCCGACTTTGCTCCAGAGAGCCTGCCGATGCTCACCCCGTTTCAATCCCGTTATCAGCTCGAACTAGAGGGTGAACAGCTCACTTTTGGGGCTGTCTCCATCGGAAATCCCCACATCACCCTGCCGGTAGAGTCTATTGAGAGCGCTGAGGTTGCCCGTTTCGGCCCGCTGCTAGAGTCGCATCCGCTCTTTCCTGAGCGAGTTAATGTCGGCTTTATGCAGCGAATTGACCCTCATCGGCTGCGATTGCGAGTCTTTGAGCGCGGTAGCGGTGAAACTCTCGCCTGCGGAACCGGTGCCTGTGCCGCAGCGGCTATCAGTCGCCAATGGGGTGAAACCGAAAAGTGTGTTACTGTAGCGCTCCCCGGAGGAGAGTTAACCATTGAGTGGCCGGGCAGTGGTGCTAAGTTATGGATGACTGGCCCTGCCACGGTAGTTTTTAACGGAACCATCGAACTATGA
- the glmU gene encoding UDP-N-acetylglucosamine diphosphorylase/glucosamine-1-phosphate N-acetyltransferase, whose amino-acid sequence MMALEIVILAAGQGSRMRSRRPKVLHTLGGKPLLQHVIERARELRPERIHVVYGHGGEQVLPLLRQLQVNGVLQAQQLGTGHALLQALPHIDRNSEVLVLYGDVPLLQPESLAALSQEAAAGRVALLTFFPPNPHGYGRIVRSGEGDIIAIVEQREATAEQQRIGEVNSGIIAFAAAPLPNWLGELKNSNAQGEYYLTDLVALAVAEGVTVVGRAAEDPLSVTGVNDRLQLQQLERIWQRRQAEKLLQEGVELADANRIDIRGSLRCGQDVSLDVGVIIEGEVTLADGVTVGAYSIIRNSQIGERVTIEPMSLIESAVIAAECTIGPYARLRPGTELEQGAKIGNFVEVKQSTIGRGSKVNHLSYIGDTTMGSEVNIGAGTITCNYDGANKHQTVIGDRVFVGSDTQLVAPVEIADGATIGAGSTITKTAPAEALTLSRSRQVTILGWQRPQKGSK is encoded by the coding sequence ATTATGGCACTAGAGATTGTCATTTTAGCCGCAGGGCAGGGGAGTCGGATGCGTTCACGGCGACCGAAGGTATTGCACACCTTAGGGGGTAAACCACTACTGCAGCATGTCATAGAGCGAGCGCGAGAGCTGCGGCCGGAGAGGATTCATGTCGTGTATGGCCACGGTGGAGAGCAGGTCTTACCACTGCTGAGGCAGCTACAGGTCAACGGAGTGCTACAGGCGCAGCAGTTAGGTACCGGCCACGCGCTGTTACAGGCGCTGCCCCATATCGATCGCAATAGCGAGGTGCTGGTGCTCTATGGCGATGTACCGCTACTCCAGCCAGAGTCACTAGCAGCACTTAGCCAAGAGGCGGCGGCGGGGCGTGTGGCGCTACTCACCTTTTTTCCACCGAATCCCCACGGTTACGGCCGCATTGTGCGCAGCGGGGAGGGGGATATTATCGCCATTGTGGAGCAGAGAGAGGCGACTGCGGAACAGCAGCGTATTGGCGAGGTCAATAGCGGCATTATCGCCTTTGCCGCCGCCCCCCTACCTAACTGGTTAGGCGAGCTGAAAAATAGCAACGCCCAAGGGGAGTACTATTTGACCGATCTAGTCGCACTCGCGGTGGCCGAGGGGGTCACTGTGGTGGGGCGGGCAGCTGAGGATCCACTGAGCGTTACCGGAGTGAATGATCGCTTACAGCTACAACAGTTAGAGCGGATCTGGCAGCGGCGTCAGGCCGAAAAGCTGCTACAAGAGGGGGTTGAGCTAGCCGACGCTAATCGAATCGACATTCGCGGCTCACTGCGCTGTGGCCAGGATGTCAGCCTTGATGTGGGGGTGATTATTGAGGGCGAGGTAACCCTCGCCGACGGGGTCACGGTAGGGGCCTACTCTATCATCCGCAATAGCCAGATAGGGGAGCGGGTGACTATTGAGCCGATGAGTCTGATCGAGAGTGCTGTGATCGCCGCAGAGTGTACCATCGGCCCCTATGCCCGCCTGCGTCCGGGAACGGAACTAGAGCAGGGGGCAAAAATCGGTAACTTTGTTGAGGTGAAACAGAGTACCATTGGCAGAGGCTCCAAGGTTAACCATTTGAGCTATATTGGCGATACCACCATGGGGAGTGAGGTAAATATCGGTGCCGGCACGATCACCTGCAACTATGATGGGGCGAATAAGCACCAGACAGTGATCGGTGACAGAGTCTTTGTCGGCTCCGATACGCAGCTAGTGGCGCCGGTTGAGATAGCCGATGGGGCCACCATTGGTGCCGGTTCGACAATTACCAAAACCGCTCCGGCAGAGGCGTTGACCCTCAGTCGTAGCCGGCAGGTGACAATCCTCGGTTGGCAACGACCGCAAAAAGGGTCAAAATAG
- a CDS encoding sigma-70 family RNA polymerase sigma factor: MNCVIEAWHCHEQELRGFFYRQLHDWAQADDLLQDIFLKAMAQQSRFCAVENRRAWLFRVAKNSLIDYLRSHQRSEERGDVPEPLEEELPPLLNLAECLPHALQRLGAAEAAIIQQCDLEGMSQQAYADQAALSLPATKSRLQRARKRLKQELQQLCQVRFSESGTICCFTPCSPKAIAVRR, encoded by the coding sequence ATGAACTGTGTCATTGAGGCATGGCACTGCCATGAACAGGAGCTAAGAGGCTTTTTTTATCGTCAGCTACACGACTGGGCGCAGGCTGACGATCTGCTGCAAGATATCTTTCTAAAGGCGATGGCGCAGCAGAGCCGCTTTTGTGCCGTCGAGAATCGTCGCGCTTGGCTATTTCGGGTGGCTAAAAATAGCCTCATCGACTACCTGCGTAGCCATCAGCGCAGCGAAGAGAGGGGTGATGTGCCCGAACCGCTTGAGGAGGAGCTACCGCCACTGCTCAATCTAGCTGAGTGTCTTCCCCATGCGCTACAGCGACTAGGGGCGGCCGAGGCGGCGATTATCCAGCAGTGTGATCTAGAGGGGATGAGCCAGCAGGCGTATGCCGATCAAGCGGCGCTATCGCTGCCGGCTACCAAATCGCGGCTACAGCGAGCCCGAAAGAGGCTCAAACAGGAGCTACAGCAGCTATGTCAGGTGCGATTTAGTGAGAGTGGCACCATCTGCTGCTTTACCCCCTGTTCGCCAAAAGCGATCGCGGTAAGGCGCTAG